GGCAAATCTGATTTTTTACTGAAGAAGCTTGAtaattaacatattattacAAACTTTATCTATATGTGTCATAAGCTTGATTTGATGTGATGAACgatataatttcatttatatCATGTTGCATGTAGTATGGGATTCTTTCCTGGGTAGGCATAGTTGTGGGCCATGTTCATGCGCCTACTCCATTTCAAAATGATAGTATAGACTTTATCTTCtgaactttcttttttttttgatatgAGAATAAGAGCATATCTGTAGTATGAAATGGTTTTTTGTGAGCTAAATAAAGTTTCGAGCTTTAAATTCAGGTGTACGATGTCACCCCTTTCATGGACGACCATCCTGGAGGAGATGAAGTTTTGCTGTCATCGACTGGTAATGCTACATTACTAGTTGTATTCTTTCAATTTAGACAACTATTTTCTAATGTTTATTTGAGATTCCATATGAtttcttgtttttattttaGGGAAAGATGCAACAAATGATTTTGAAGATGTGGGTCACAGTGATTCTGCTAGAGATATGATGGCAAAATACTACATTGGTGAAATAGATGCATCAACTGTTCCAGCAATACGAACCCAGATTCCTCTACAGAAAACTTCCTACAATCAAGATAAGGGATCAGAGTTTTTTATTAAGCTCTTGCAGTTTCTTGTGCCTCTCTTGATCTTAGGCTTAGCATACGCAGTCCGAAACTTCACCAAGAAAGAGTAGGTAATTGCGAAATATTAGTTCCCCATTTGAAGGTCTAGCTGTGGAATTGCATGGGTTAAAACTACAAAaggtttcttttttcttttccttgaaATATCTGTCAAAAATTAAACAATGGTTCATAGTTGGTCCCCTGAGGACCTGTCAGGAACTGTATTTGGAACCATCTGTTTCATTGATAACAGGACAATGTTCGCGCTTTCTTGATGATAAGCAGGGTGTATTTTCCTTATTGCTTTTACTATTCTTATGATGTATGATTTGCTAATACCTTGCAAGCTTGAATAGGTGTGAATTTTGTggatttgaaattgaagtaaatTTGTTTTTGTTTCAAATGAAAAAATGGGTCAAATGTAATATGttgttatttaaaattcacATCCATTCAAATGAAGTCTTGAAGGATTTTGTGCTTTCATCATTCTAAGCATATGAACGTATCTTCAGACAAATGCATTACactaagttcttttttttttcctgcttAATTCTACAGACTGTTCTGCTGCATGTCAAACGGTAGACTAGAGGAATTAAGTAGAAAAGATATATATAATGTATGCACGTAACATATCATTTCCTGATCAAGTTGTCTTTAACTTTTGTATGTTTATTTGATTTAACTTTGTAGAAATGTAGCCTTTCAGCATTAAACTATACAAAATAATTCTTCAACCAAATATATTCTACTATCAGCAAGTTAGGCAGAATCTCCAATTCAGGACCTTGTCTGATGGTATCTCTATATTTTATGGTAGTGAATTTGGAGGCTGCTGCCTTCCAATAAGTGTTAGAACTAAATGCAGATATCTAAATTTATGCCCTCAAGTAATTTTTGTCAGTCGGCAGCATAACTGAGAACGTAGAGCAGATGATTGCTTGTTCGAAGCAGAGCAGGAGTTTTTTAAGCACATACGAATTCATGTGCATCATCATTCCTTATTGAACTCCCTTAAAATCTCTTCAAAGAGTTTCTTCATGAAACCCACAAGATCTTCGGTCCTTCAGGGAGAGGTATTGTCCTTGGAAGgtgctttctttttttttttttttctggcctTCCCaaaaacaataaacttgtaggaCGGGTTCAGGTTCATCAAAGGCCGAGTCAGATGATTCATTGTCTAGTAGAAGCATCAGTGCTATTTGTCCCTTCTCCAACTTATCATCGCCTCCTAATCACAGCACTAGAGGCACCGTCGGAGTACTCGTTTGGACTACTTCCTTCACTGGAAAGGGATTCCATGGCACCAGCCACATCTTCATACCCAGAAGAGTATTTGACTTGAAAAATAGCTCCACTGGCCCAATTACTGAATGGTTCGCCACTCCCCTTCGACTTCAAGCTCTCACTGAAACATTTGAGAAGCAGCTGGCACTGTCCATGGAGTCTCATGTTTCTTCCTATACCACAAATTGTCAAAAAGTAAGAATGGGAAACCAAAAAGGGCTAGTGTCACTTGCTGCTGGCACTGTCTATCATCTCATTGACAAAAATCAAATAGGATGCTTTTCCAAGTGAGGATGCCAAAATACCTTTATATGCAAGGTTCAAGAGGCAAAAATAGGCCAAATTTAAAGcctaaaagaaagaaataaagtcCAATCcatataaaaaacaaaaaagcaaCAAGACGATGTCGtgtagtttaaaaaattaaaaagaaatcatttatttaattggataaattatattttagtctctaaattatattataattaatgaattaatttttatatttttaaaatggaatATTTAAACTCCTTTATTTTCAATGAATAACTTAAAATAGGataaagtaataaataaatgaaaagagGTCTTAGAGGGAATTTCAAAATAGAAACTAGCCTTATCAGATAGTTGCAAATGTCAAATCAATTGCACACAAGCTCCAATTGACACTAGAAGCTAGTATACATATTGTTTTCTGTGTGTCcttgctgaaaaaaaaaatctagggAACAAGTTGTGGTCTTCTAGGACTTGCTTTCTTTTGAAGAAGAATATGGTTATTCAACTAGAATCAGTCCTAAAACCATGATGATAATGAGATGGGGAATACTTCATGGCCGAATCAAATGGAGCAGCCCACCAATGGAAGATGCCACATGGAAAGACCACAATTTCATAAGCAATAAATTCCCTACTTTCAGTCTTCTTACAGACAAAAAAGATTCTGTTGGAGACTATTGTCACATATTttagaagaaagaaatagttaaGTGACAATTATGATTTGTTTTTATAGGGAATTGATAATTGACTAAACTTAGTTTATTTCTCTCACCTGTATCTCTTCGTCTGTTCTCATTCCCAAATCTGTATTCTCATCCTCAATCTTACAGAAAGTTTGGTTAAGGAGTTTAGCCTATTGCCTAACATGAGGTGTTAGGACCACCACTTCTCCTTTTTCCCGATGTTGATGTTGAGCAACCTTGGCCTGATGGCAATGGAGGTTCAGTTTATGTGGGTTGTCTTTAGAGTATGTGTTTGGTGTTTGTCAAGCCTCATAGCCGGCAGCCTTCTATTTCTATTATCCACAAGGTTGGCTTTATTCTAAATTTAGGTGGTGGTCACAATGCTTTAAAGACCAGTGGACTCTTCGTCGAAAAGCAATAAGGTTAGGCCTACTTAAGTTTTTATATTcatattctttattttattttctagccTTAGGCTTTGCaatttaaaaaaaggaaaattgactaatttatgtttaatttttgtgattttcattagtttaaatattcaatatattacaattttaattcaatttaatgtgTTAATCTTGACTAATAAAGaaatgtaaatatatatttaaattaaattttacatgattttaattgaaattgaaattgagaATGGCTGATATACTAATACTATTGATATGGTAAAAGTCTcatagtaaaaaatttaaaacatttttatatttattgattataGCTCGATTTTAAATTGTTGTTTTAATTATAGTTGATTGATTAATTTTgacctaaattattttaaattaatattttattacttagtacaataaaaaaattaatatatttctttattttacctaatataatttatgaaattttcctctttttattttttatattatattttttaatgtatttattaaatatatgtgaaacaaatataatattttataattataaatattaatttttttaatttttaaaatgtcaaacattttatgagttttaatataatatgtACTTTTTTAAAAGGAAGTTAATTTCTACTagcaaaaaaatatcaaaatagatatatataaaattatttttaatatttttatttatttttttattctctaaaGATACAGTagcaattatatattttttattattattagttatttaatatttttattatattttatatatgtattttttataagtATTAATTACCGTAATAGCtgtgataattttaataataataaatcagtATAATTATAAATGGGTActcatttgaaatatttatatttaaatattttttaaaaaaattataactattagttaaaatatattttacttaaaaatattaatcaaagatattatatattaaaattgaattataataatataaataatatatttaatttaatggtaAGTGCATCTAAATAAATCTGAAAGGAGATTTCAGATTTTATGTTTTTGAATATTCAATCTCTATTTCATATATGTATAATAAATTCTATtaacttaatataatatatataaaataaatatataaatatattaaacttattacattaaataataaaatattaatatttatgccaagtcaactatttaatttttaattttaattatagattAAAATTAACATTAAGATAAAATTGACAAGAAAAAGTTtagttaaaattgataaaaatactaaaattttaatttttttctgaacATTGAAacctaaaaattattaatatattaaattatctgATATTATGTTGTCTATTTAATAGGAATGGGTCTTATATCACATTATATTTAATACGTCGTAGTTGAAGTTGTAACGTAACACGTCACCTcttgtataattaattatattattttatattgcaTTAGGTTaatcttaaattaatttactatttagtcttgtggataaatttattaattaattttttaattttaaaagatatattaaaatatta
The sequence above is a segment of the Manihot esculenta cultivar AM560-2 chromosome 5, M.esculenta_v8, whole genome shotgun sequence genome. Coding sequences within it:
- the LOC110614353 gene encoding cytochrome b5 — its product is MASDPKIHKFDEVAKHNKTKDCWLIISGKVYDVTPFMDDHPGGDEVLLSSTGKDATNDFEDVGHSDSARDMMAKYYIGEIDASTVPAIRTQIPLQKTSYNQDKGSEFFIKLLQFLVPLLILGLAYAVRNFTKKE